The Bos javanicus breed banteng chromosome 21, ARS-OSU_banteng_1.0, whole genome shotgun sequence genome includes a region encoding these proteins:
- the SLC25A29 gene encoding mitochondrial basic amino acids transporter isoform X1 translates to MGPTSGLLARVSPGVLRAGPRELGTLTPRGHLTYPGPSFQVRLQVQSVEKPQYRGTLHCFQAIIKQESVLGLYRGLGSPLLGLTFINALVFGVQGNTLRALGRDSPLNQFLAGAAAGAIQCVICCPMELAKTRLQLQEAGPARTYRGPLDCLAQIYRQEGLRGVNRGMVSTLLRETPSFGVYFLTYDVLTRALGCEPGDRLLVPKLLLAGGTSGIASWLSTYPVDVVKSRLQADGLQGAPRYRGIVDCVQQSYRDEGWRVFTRGLASTLLRAFPVNAATFATVTVVLSYARGEEARLEGDAGSAALAQPSSL, encoded by the exons ATGGGTCCAACCTCAGGCCTCCTGGCGAGAGTCTCCCCGGGGGTTCTGCGTGCCGGCCCCAGAGAGCTGGGCACTCTGACTCCACGCGGCCACCTCACTTACCCTGGGCCCTCCTTCCAGGTGCGGCTTCAGGTCCAGAGTGTGGAGAAGCCCCAGTACCGAGGGACCTTGCACTGCTTCCAGGCCATCATCAAGCAGGAGAGC GTGCTGGGCCTGTACCGAGGCCTGGGGTCGCCGCTCCTGGGGTTGACCTTCATCAACGCGCTGGTGTTCGGCGTGCAGGGCAACACCCTGCGGGCGCTGGGCCGGGACTCGCCACTGAACCAGTTCCTGGCGGGCGCGGCGGCCGGGGCCATCCAGTGCGTCATCTGCTGCCCCATGGAGCTGGCCAAGACGCGGCTGCAACTGCAGGAGGCGGGCCCAGCGCGCACCTACCGCGGGCCCCTGGACTGCCTGGCGCAGATCTACCGGCAGGAGGGCCTGCGCGGCGTCAACCGGGGCATGGTGTCCACGCTGCTGCGCGAGACGCCCAGCTTTGGCGTCTACTTCCTCACCTACGACGTGCTGACGCGCGCGCTGGGCTGCGAGCCGGGCGACCGCCTGCTGGTGCCCAAGCTGCTGCTGGCGGGCGGCACGTCCGGCATCGCGTCCTGGCTCTCCACCTACCCTGTGGACGTGGTTAAGTCGCGGCTGCAGGCCGATGGGCTGCAGGGCGCGCCGCGCTACCGAGGCATCGTCGACTGCGTGCAGCAGAGCTACCGCGACGAGGGCTGGCGCGTGTTCACGCGGGGGCTGGCCTCCACGCTGCTGCGCGCCTTCCCAGTCAACGCCGCCACCTTCGCCACCGTCACCGTGGTGCTCAGCTACGCCCGCGGCGAGGAGGCCCGGCTGGAGGGCGATGCTGGGTCCGCCGCCCTGGCCCAGCCCTCCAGCCTGTGA
- the SLC25A29 gene encoding mitochondrial basic amino acids transporter isoform X2 — protein sequence MALDFLAGCAGGVAGVLVGHPFDTVKVRLQVQSVEKPQYRGTLHCFQAIIKQESVLGLYRGLGSPLLGLTFINALVFGVQGNTLRALGRDSPLNQFLAGAAAGAIQCVICCPMELAKTRLQLQEAGPARTYRGPLDCLAQIYRQEGLRGVNRGMVSTLLRETPSFGVYFLTYDVLTRALGCEPGDRLLVPKLLLAGGTSGIASWLSTYPVDVVKSRLQADGLQGAPRYRGIVDCVQQSYRDEGWRVFTRGLASTLLRAFPVNAATFATVTVVLSYARGEEARLEGDAGSAALAQPSSL from the exons ATGGCGCTCGACTTTCTGGCTGGATGCGCTGGGG GTGTGGCAGGCGTGCTGGTGGGACACCCGTTTGACACGGTCAAG GTGCGGCTTCAGGTCCAGAGTGTGGAGAAGCCCCAGTACCGAGGGACCTTGCACTGCTTCCAGGCCATCATCAAGCAGGAGAGC GTGCTGGGCCTGTACCGAGGCCTGGGGTCGCCGCTCCTGGGGTTGACCTTCATCAACGCGCTGGTGTTCGGCGTGCAGGGCAACACCCTGCGGGCGCTGGGCCGGGACTCGCCACTGAACCAGTTCCTGGCGGGCGCGGCGGCCGGGGCCATCCAGTGCGTCATCTGCTGCCCCATGGAGCTGGCCAAGACGCGGCTGCAACTGCAGGAGGCGGGCCCAGCGCGCACCTACCGCGGGCCCCTGGACTGCCTGGCGCAGATCTACCGGCAGGAGGGCCTGCGCGGCGTCAACCGGGGCATGGTGTCCACGCTGCTGCGCGAGACGCCCAGCTTTGGCGTCTACTTCCTCACCTACGACGTGCTGACGCGCGCGCTGGGCTGCGAGCCGGGCGACCGCCTGCTGGTGCCCAAGCTGCTGCTGGCGGGCGGCACGTCCGGCATCGCGTCCTGGCTCTCCACCTACCCTGTGGACGTGGTTAAGTCGCGGCTGCAGGCCGATGGGCTGCAGGGCGCGCCGCGCTACCGAGGCATCGTCGACTGCGTGCAGCAGAGCTACCGCGACGAGGGCTGGCGCGTGTTCACGCGGGGGCTGGCCTCCACGCTGCTGCGCGCCTTCCCAGTCAACGCCGCCACCTTCGCCACCGTCACCGTGGTGCTCAGCTACGCCCGCGGCGAGGAGGCCCGGCTGGAGGGCGATGCTGGGTCCGCCGCCCTGGCCCAGCCCTCCAGCCTGTGA
- the SLC25A47 gene encoding solute carrier family 25 member 47 produces the protein MDFVAGAIGGVCGVAVGYPLDTVKVRIQTEAKYMGIWDCVRDTYHRERVRGFYRGLSLPVCTVSLVSSVSFGTYRHCLAHICRVRYGSADAKPAKTDITLSGFASGLVRVFLTSPTEVAKVRLQTQTQAQQRRRPSASGPLVPLAAPPPCPVPPAGPLPGPRYRGPLHCLATVAREEGLRGLYKGSSALLFRDGHSFATYFLSYATLCEWLTPAGQSRPDVSGVLVAGGCAGALAWAVATPMDVIKARLQADGRGRQRYRGLLHCVLTSVREEGLRVLFKGLLLNCCRAFPVNMVVFVAYEAVLRLTRGLLT, from the exons ATGGATTTTGTTGCTGGCGCCATCGGAG GTGTCTGCGGTGTTGCTGTGGGCTACCCCCTGGACACGGTGAAG GTCAGGATCCAGACAGAGGCCAAGTACATGGGCATCTGGGACTGCGTCCGGGACACGTATCACCGAGAGCGG GTGCGGGGCTTCTACAGGGGCCTCTCGCTGCCCGTGTGCACCGTGTCCCTGGTCTCGTCCGTGTCCTTTGGCACCTACCGCCACTGCCTCGCGCACATCTGCCGGGTCCGCTACGGCAGCGCTGACGCCAAGCCCGCCAAGACCGACATCACGCTCTCGGGGTTTGCCTCTGGCCTCGTCCGC gtgtTCCTGACCTCACCCACCGAGGTGGCCAAGGTCCGCCTGCAGACACAGACGCAGgcgcagcagcggcggcggcccTCGGCCTCGGGGCCCTTGGTGCCCTTGGCCGCGCCTCCCCCCTGCCCCGTGCCCCCCGCGGGTCCGCTGCCCGGGCCCAGGTACCGCGGGCCGCTGCACTGCCTGGCCACGGTGGCCCGGGAGGAGGGGCTGCGCGGCCTCTACAAGGGCAGCTCGGCCCTGCTCTTCCGGGACGGGCACTCCTTCGCCACCTACTTCCTCTCGTACGCCACCCTCTGTGAGTGGCTGACTCCCGCTGGCCAAAGCCGGCCAG ATGTCTCGGGCGTGCTGGTGGCCGGTGGCTGTGCCGGGGCGCTGGCCTGGGCCGTGGCCACCCCCATGGACGTGATCAAGGCGCGCCTGCAGGCGGACGGCCGGGGCCGCCAGCGCTACCGTGGCCTCCTGCACTGCGTGCTGACCAGCGTTCGGGAAGAGGGGCTGCGCGTGCTCTTCAAGGGGCTGCTGCTCAACTGCTGCCGTGCCTTCCCCGTCAACATGGTGGTGTTCGTGGCTTACGAGGCCGTGCTGAGGCTCACGCGGGGCCTGCTCACATAG